The Candidatus Methylomirabilota bacterium nucleotide sequence CCAGATCAACAAGCTGGCCAGCAAGATCCGGTAGATGCGCATCGCGTATTTCGACTGCCCGAGCGGAGCGGCGGGAGACATGATCATGGGCGCCCTCGTCGATGCGGGCGTGCCCTTCGATGCTCTCCGGGACGAGCTCGCCAAGCTCCGCCTTCCCGGCTGGTCGCTGGAGCGCCGCGAGGTGATGAAGGGGGTCTTTCGCGCCACCAAGGTCGACGTGCACGTGCATGACCATGACCATGCGCACGGCGCTGCGGACCACTCGCATGCCCACGCGCATGAGCGGCACCCTCATCCGGACCGCAATCTCCACTCCATCCTCGAGCTCATCGGCGCCAGCGATTTGCCCGCGGCCGTCAAGTCGAACGCCTCGCGCATCTTCACCCGGCTCGGCGAGGCGGAGGCGCGCGTGCACGGCACCACGGTCGACCACGTCCACTTCCACGACGTGGGCGCGGTGGACGCCATCGTGGACGTGACCGGCGCCTGCCTCGGACTGCATCTCCTGGGCGTCGACCAGGTGCATTGCTCGGCCCTGCCGCTGGGCGGCGGCTTCGTCACGGGAGCGCATGGACGCATTCCCATCCCGGGACCGGGAACCGCCGAGCTCCTGAAGGGCTTTCCCGTCGTGGATACCGGGGTCCGTCGCGAGCTCGTGACGCCCACGGGCGCGGCCATCTTGACCACGCTGGCCCGGGCGGCCGGCGCCATGCCCGCCATGACCGTCGAGGCGGTGGGCTATGGCGCGGGCAATATGGAGCTGGAGGCGCCGAACATCATCCGCGTCTTTCTGGGCATCGCGTCCGAATCCGGCCGGCGCGAGACCATCATGCAGGTCGAGACCACGGTGGACGACATGTCTCCCCAGCTCTGGGAGGTCATCATGGAGCGCCTCTTCGAAACGGGCGCTCTCGACGTCTATCTGACCCCGGTGACCATGAAGAAGAGCCGGCCCGGCACCGTGCTCACGGCCCTCT carries:
- the larC gene encoding nickel pincer cofactor biosynthesis protein LarC, with translation MRIAYFDCPSGAAGDMIMGALVDAGVPFDALRDELAKLRLPGWSLERREVMKGVFRATKVDVHVHDHDHAHGAADHSHAHAHERHPHPDRNLHSILELIGASDLPAAVKSNASRIFTRLGEAEARVHGTTVDHVHFHDVGAVDAIVDVTGACLGLHLLGVDQVHCSALPLGGGFVTGAHGRIPIPGPGTAELLKGFPVVDTGVRRELVTPTGAAILTTLARAAGAMPAMTVEAVGYGAGNMELEAPNIIRVFLGIASESGRRETIMQVETTVDDMSPQLWEVIMERLFETGALDVYLTPVTMKKSRPGTVLTALCAPDRVTDLSRVLFEESPTIGVRWTAYQRERLDREMVTLTTTYGAIPFKVSRLDGRVVTVTPEFDEVRRVARAKGLPVREVLDQARAEGRRLFQ